From Nycticebus coucang isolate mNycCou1 chromosome 6, mNycCou1.pri, whole genome shotgun sequence, the proteins below share one genomic window:
- the LOC128588066 gene encoding complex I intermediate-associated protein 30, mitochondrial-like: MAFVHKLLTSTYILRKCPKPSIGLHPFLGIHFADYCSNIPQKPVVAPGKASSQRKTQGGLQEHHQQEVALDTTSPDEKPEVSFDKAIRDEIKDHFRLLKDELVNHWIGPEGRPLHEVLLEQAKVVWQFRGKEDLDKWIVTSDKTIGGRSEVFLKMGKNNQSALLYGTLSSEGPYDGDSRQSGYCAMISRILRGSFERRKSYDWSHFNTLYLRVRGDGRPWMVNIKEDSDFIQRKNQMYSYFMFTRGGPYWQEVKIPFSKFFFSNQGRIWDVQSQLLLDKISFIGFTLADKVDGPFFLEIDFIGVFTDPAHTEEFAYENSPEISPRLFN; this comes from the coding sequence atggcTTTTGTTCACAAATTGCTGACTAGCACTTACATTCTGAGAAAATGCCCAAAGCCAAGTATTGGCTTGCATCCTTTTTTGGGTATTCACTTTGCAGACTATTGTTCCAATATTCCTCAGAAACCAGTGGTGGCTCCTGGCAAAGCCTCCTCACAGAGGAAGACTCAAGGTGGGTTGCAGGAACATCACCAGCAAGAAGTTGCCTTGGATACAACTTCTCCTGATGAGAAGCCAGAAGTTAGTTTTGATAAAGCAATTAGAGATGAAATAAAGGACCATTTTAGGCTTTTGAAGGATGAACTTGTGAATCATTGGATAGGGCCAGAAGGCCGCCCTCTGCACGAGGTCTTGTTGGAACAAGCCAAGGTCGTCTGGCAGTTCCGTGGGAAAGAAGATTTAGATAAGTGGATAGTGACTTCTGATAAGACAATTGGAGGCAGAAGTGAAGTATTCTTAAAAATGGGCAAGAATAACCAAAGTGCACTGCTCTATGGAACTCTGAGTTCCGAGGGACCTTATGATGGAGATAGTAGGCAAAGTGGATACTGTGCAATGATATCCAGGATACTAAGGGGCTCTTTTGAGAGGAGGAAGTCTTATGATTGGTCCCATTTTAACACTTTGTATCTCCGGGTCCGGGGGGATGGTCGACCATGGATGGTGAATATCAAGGAGGACTCAGATTTTATCCAGAGGAAGAATCAAATGTACAGTTACTTCATGTTCACCCGTGGGGGGCCCTACTGGCAGGAGGTCAAGATtcctttttccaaatttttcttctcaaatcaaGGAAGAATCTGGGATGTTCAGTCTCAACTTCTGCTCGACAAGATCTCTTTTATAGGATTTACCTTGGCTGATAAAGTGGATGGTCCATTCTTcctggaaattgattttattggTGTGTTTACTGATCCAGCCCACACAGAAGAGTTTGCCTATGAAAATTCTCCAGAGATTAGCCCAAGACTTTTCAATTAA